In Candidatus Thorarchaeota archaeon, the genomic stretch CTAACGCAACGATATCGAAATCTCAACTTGCACGGTTGTTTCAAAAGTGAAATTGTTTCCCAGCTCGAGACCTCTCTTGAGAAATCATTTGACCGGCTGAGATCTCTTAATTGTGCGGTTCTGTTTTCAGGAGGTATTGACAGCTCCTTAGCAGCATTTATGGCAGACAGAGTAGTAAATGATGTTGTCCTCATTACCGCTAAGGCAGAAGGTTCGCATGATGCTGATGCTGCATCCAGCGCCGCAAAAATCCTAGAAATGAAGCACTTGGAAGTCGAATTGAATGAGGAAATCATCTGGAATGTTCTTCCCCGAATCATCTATTCGATTGAAAGTACAGACAAGATGGATGTTGAAATTGCAATCCCCTTTTTCCTCAGTACTTTGAAAGCAAAGGAAGAGGGTTACGAAGTCATAGTCTCAGGGCAAGGACCGGACGAGTTGTTTGCAGGTTACTATAGGTATCTTCAGATGTATGATCCAGAGAATCCGAAGAATCTTGATAAAGAAATGAAATCTGATATTTCCAGCACGTACCGGAGAAACATAGAACGTGATGAGTTTGCCATCGCCAATGCAGGTGGGCAAGCATTCTTCCCATATTTATCAACGAATTTCGTAGAGCTGGGACTGGCAACACCCGTAAATTACAAAATCTCTCTGAATAAAGAGCCATCTCGAAAGGTAATCCTTCGCGAGCTCGCTATTTCTATGGGATTACCGGGAGAACTGGCATCTGCCCGAAAGAAAGCAACTCAATACAGTTCGGGAACCTCTGATCTCCTCGTAGAATCAATACGAAAGAATGTATCCGAACTGTCAGGTCTTGGAAAAGGTAAAGTTAGTTCGCGAGTTCAAGAAGTATTGGAAAGTATTGGACAAAAGGTGGGGGTGCCTTCAAATATGCCCAGAGATACAACATAGAAGATCTATTTGAGTTCTACAGATGCTAATGGTACGAAGCATGAGGGGAGTGGGTTTCGTTAAACTACCGAGATGAAATGCAGATCTTCGAGTTTATGCCATAATACACCTTCTACTATGGCGTTAGTGATAAATACGAGTTTCTACATGAAAGCCCATGTCGACAGCATACCAAAGCCAAATTGTTCAGTCGTCGACTGACGATGGTGAGGAGGTTTCGGTATGAAAACGTTAAAATATGTCTGCTCGGCGAGCAGTCTAACTCGTATATTGACGTATTAAGTTTCGGCAATTTCCGAACTTAGCAATAGGAGACAAGAAGTGTTATGGTAGGTATAGTTGGTTACGGTGTCTACATCCCGCGCTATCGGATTAAAACTGAAGACATTGCCGAGGTTTGGGGTGAGGATGGCGAAAGGATGGCAAGCAGACTTGGTGTTTATGAGAAATCCCTTCCGGGTCCAGATGAAGATGTTGTAACTATTTCTGTTGAAGCAGCAAGGAATGCACTCAAACAAGGCCAAGTTGATCCAACAGATATCGGAGCGATTTATGTTGGTTCAGAATCTCACCCCTATGCAGTGAAACCGACTGCTACTATCGTGGCAGAAGCGGTTGGTTGTTCAACTAATATGACCGCTGCGGATTATGAATTCGCCTGTAAAGCAGGAACCGCAGCAATTCAGACTTGTATGGGTCTTGTCAAATCCAATATGATCAAAGTAGGTATGGCTATAGGCTCGGATACAGCACAGGGACGGCCAGGAGATGCACTTGAATACTCAGCAGCAGCTGGTGGTGCCGCATATCTTATTGGAGAAAAAGACGTGTTAGCTACGATTGAGGATACAACATCATTTACCACTGATACTCCGGACTTCTGGCGAAGGGAAGGAGAAGATTACCCCAGTCATGGCGCCCGATTTACTGGAAAGCCGGCATACTACCGTCATGTCATGGAGGGGGCTAATCTCCTTTGGGAGAAAACAGATACTACGGTTGAAGACTATGATCATTTCATCTTTCATATGCCAAATGGGAAATTCCCTGTTTCGGTAGCACGGAAGCTCGGCGTGCCCATGGAGAAGCTCGAAGAGAGCCTAGTGGTCCGCCAAATTGGCAACACCTATTCAGGGTCAGCCATGATTGGCCTCGCCCGGATTTTGGACATTGCGGAACCAAATGACCGGATTTTCATGGTCTCATATGGTTCAGGAGCAGGGAGTGATGCATTTGCCATTCGTGTGGAAGATGCAATTACCGAACGCAGAGGAGAAGTGCCGACAGTAGACGATTACATCACAAGGAAGACGTATGTCAATTACGCAATCTATGCGAAGTTTCGACGTAAAATCAAGTCACTTGAATAAGGAGGAACAAGTAATGAACAAAAGAGTAGCTATCGCAGGAGTAGGAATGTCCAAATTCGGTGAGCTGTGGGACAAAAATCTGCGCGACATAACCCTACAAGCTGGCCTAGGTGCAATTATAGATGCGGGTGTAGCGGGAGCAGATATCGATGCAGTCACTATCGGAAACATGAGTGCAGGGAGATTTACAGGCCAAGAACATCTAGGAGCCCTAGCAGTGGATATGGGTGGGCTAGGTGACATACCTGGATATAGCGTCGAAGCAGCATGTGCAAGCGGAGCAGCAGCCATTCGCCACGCATACATGGCAATAAAATCTGGTGAACATGACGTTATTCTCGTGCTCGGATGCGAGAAAATGAGTGATGTCAACCAGACAGAAGCTATGAAGACTATTAGCGTTGCATCAGATTGGGAGTGGGAAGGAATGCTCGGAGCAACATTCCCAGCTCTTTACGCATTTATGGCAAGGAAGCACATGTTAGATTATGGAACCACAGATGAACAACTCAGCTTGGTCGCTGTGAAGAACCACAAGAACGCCGTTGATAATCCGTATGCTCAGTTCAGAAGAGAACTCCCATTAGAGGTGGTTATGAATTCTGGTTATCTTGCAGACCCAATACGACTGCTTCACTCATCACCAATTACAGACGGAGCTGCAGGAGTGATAATGTGTACAGAAGAGAAGGCAAAGGAAATCACCGATACTCCAGTCTACGTCGAATCTTCAGCTCAAGCTAGTGACACCCTTTCCCTCCACGACAGAGAAGATATAACCACGATGAGTGCGGTTGTGGGATCAACAGAAACAGCACTAGATCGGGCAGGACTTTCGATAGAAGATATTGATGTATTCGAACTGCACGACAGCTTCACAATAAGTGAAATCATGTTGACCGAAGATGTTGGCATCGTAGACAAAGGAAAGGGCGGTGAAGCAGTAGAACAAGGTTTGACAGAGATAGATGCCGAATACCCTGTCAATCCCTCTGGTGGTCTCAAGGCGCGTGGACACCCAGTCGGGGCAACAGGTGTTGCTCAGATAGTGGAGCTTTATCACCAAATAATGGGCGATGCCGGTAAGCGGCAGGTGGCCGATGCAGAACATGGTCTCGCCGTTAATATCGGTGGAACAGGTGCAACATCAATAGTACACATTATGGGGAGATGATGAACAATGGCAGAACACGGAGTAGCTAAAGTCTGGCGTAAACAACAGGAAATTTACAGAATACAAGGGAATCACTGCACAACATGTGACAGACACTTTTTCCCCCCAAGACTGGTCTGTCCGGAATGCAGAAGACAAGGCAATTTGGAGACCTACAAGTTCAAGGGTCTTGGCAAGATACATACATTCTCTGTCGTCCGACAGGCGCCAGAGGACTTCAAGAGGCAAGTACCCTATATCGTAGCCCAAGTCGAACTAGATGAGGGCCCGAGGTTGACAACACAGATTGTCAATTGTGACATCGAATCGGTATACGTCGGCATGCGAGTCCGAGCATGCTTCCGAAAGATAACCGAATACGGACCAGGCGGAATCATCGTTTATGGGTATAAATTCGAGCCAACAATGAGAGTAACAGGCCACGAGTAATATACTCGTCCGGCCTTACCCCTTCTTTCTCTTTCCTGTGGACAGTTTCAGGCTCGTAACTCCTTCAGCAGCAGGTAATGAGACATTTCTGACTAGGGTTTGACCGATTTTGGCCTCTCGTTGTATCGCATCATGAACATGGCCGTGTATCACCAGATTGGGTTTTTCATCTTCAATCATGCTATAGAATTTCTTGCTTCCAAAGGCACCAAAGGAACGATCATCAGCACCTTCACATGTCTCAAGACATGGAGCATAGTGCATGAGTAGAATCCGGTAATCGGTTTGTTTTGCTATCTTCTTGAGAAGATATTCCGCACGGATTGGCCTCCTGTTGAAAACTCGCTTGATTCGAGGTAGATTCCGTTTCTGCCATCTTGTTGGCTTATCAAGAGATCCCTGTGTCCCTACGATTCCGAATTTGAGTCCCTCAATATCGAGAACCACAGATTGATCATCGAGAAACAAGACCCGATCACCAAAAATGTCTGATATCTCGTCTCTGACCTCCAGATATTCCTCATTTCCGAAACACGCCACAATCGGGAAATTGTCACCGAAATGACGTTCGATTGTATTGAGAACCGCATCATATTGAGAAATCCGGCCACGGTCTATCATATCTCCCGCCATGAGAAACAAGTCTGGTTCTTCTAGTAGTTCCAAGCTTTTCTCAAATTTGTGAAGATACCGTGGACAGTGAACATCAGCAACCGCAAGTATTCTCATGCTCTCAACACATCATCGAATTACTAGACCGGGTAGAGAACACATATACTTAAAGCTTGGAGATAAAGTTCAAGTGCTGTGAAAATCCAATGTCCGGAACGTGGGCCCTTAATCTCTTCGATAGACTCCATTTGGGTCACGAGATACTTCTTGAAAGACTCTCCCAGGAATCCGAACCTGTTGCTGCGGTAACTACAGGGGAACTCATTGAGCATGAGCTTGAACTTGCACCCATTATTCAACCGACATCATACCGGGTAAAGAAGCTGAACGAATTTCTGGAGTCAATAGAACTATACGAGAAAGTACAAGTCAAAGAAATTCATAGATATGAAGACTTCCTTGAAATTTCAGGAAAGACAACTTTCATGATGTATATAGGGCCCTGTTGCACCGATATGGAAGAACGGGGAATCGAGCTGAGAAAAACCCGCCTGGGCATTAAGGACGAGATTAAGTATCTCAAACCGGTTCGAGCAGACGATGGCAAGAAGCTCTCATCAGCCAGGATACGAAAAGGCGAAATTGATCACCAAGGTCATCGCTTGCGTGGAACTCAAGAACCCCCCAGAAAACTAAATTTTGAAACGCGTAAAGACCTCAAGACGCCAAAGGGAACAGTGTATGATGCAGCCGATTGTACGCCAGAAGAAGAAGTAGCAGCGCGAATCCAAGAAGAGAGCCCCGCATGTGTGATTGCTGTGGGTGACGTAACCAGTGCAACTCTCTTGGAACAGGGCTATGTGCCAGATGCATCTATTGTAGATGGCAAGACCAAACGGGGACCCTTCGATAAATCGTTCTCAGGAGAGAAGAACTACTACGCTTACAATCCCGCAGGAATGCTTTATCCAGAAGCTTGGTCTGTAATAGATACAGCCATCCATGATGGAAGGAAATCAATTGTTTTCATAGAAGGCGAAGAAGACCTCATGGGCTTTCCTGCAACGGTTCTAGCGCCTGATGAATCGGTAATGCTTTACGGGCAGCCAGATGTTGGAATTGTATGGGTACCAGTAAATGAAGAGAACAAAGCACTTGCTAAGAGCTTTTTAGAGTCCATGCCTGTTATCAGTGATTGAACAATCGGATAGCCTCTGGAATTTGATCTATACAATCTGTTGGAATGATATGATACCCGAGGTCGTCGAAAGCCTTCTCACCTGCCACTCCAGAAACGAAAGCAGAAGCACAAGCTGATCTGAATGAAGTCTCATGTCTTGCAAGAAAAGCAGCTGTGATTCCGGTAAGCACGTCTCCTGTCCCTCCAACCGTCATAGCAGGTGTTCCAGTTTTGTTCAACTTGTATCCGCCATCTGGCTCCGCAACAACATCAATATGACCTTTCAAGAGAACTACAGCATTGTATTGATTGGCGGCTTCTAGTGCACAGCGAATCCGGTTATCCAAATCCTTCGAATTGTCAAGCTCTTTCTCAAGAAGAACACCCAGCTCGCCCCAGTGTGGAGTAAGCACCGAATCCTGTGCGTTGAAAGAAGTCAACTCTCCAGCTATGCTTTTCAGGCCATCAGCATCAACAACAATCTTCTTCTCCATGTCTGTAACAGCTTCAAGTATTTTGCAAACAGCTCTAGCTGTATCTTTCTGAACCCCTAGACCGGGGCCAATTGCTGTTACATCACATTTCTTAGCAAGTTTCGTAACTTTATCTACAGATTCGAGCGACAGAACTTCTGTGCCTAAGCCGTGTACAATCATGCTAGGACTATAGGACCTAATTGCCGGCACGACAGGATCTGGAGCAATAATCTCAACCAAGTCAGCCCCGGTTCGTAGAGCAGCTAAACCACATAATGCAGGCGCTCCAGAAAACACATCGCTCCCGCCAATAACCAGAATTCGACCGTAGTCACCCTTGTGAGAGTACGGTGGTCTTCTGCCGGCCATCACTGAAAGGTCCCCGGGGCCACATATCTGATCTGCTTCAGGAGGTATACCAATAGACACTGTTACAATCTCACCAGTGTACTCCTTGGCCTTCAATAGCCCAACTTTCGGTGCATGCATAGTTATCGTAGTATCAGCTTTGACTGCTGTTCCCCAAACTTTTCCAGTATCTGAATCTATGCCAGTAGGAATGTCAATTGAGAAAATTGCCGCTTCAGAAGCATTGACTCGTTCTACGGCCGATTTGATAGGTTCTCTAACATTACCGCCCAAACCAAACCCCAACATCCCGTCAATGATGATATCAGCATCGTCAATTGCGTAGCAGCTTTTCACAGCAGATTCGGTCTTGAGTTCCTGCTTTTTGATACCATCCAAGTTCTTGATGATATTCCAGTTAGCCTCAGTATCATTGTTGGTAATTCGGTCTTCAGAACCCAAGAGGCATATTTCAACAGATGCTCCAGCTTCGTGGAGATGAATAGCGGCAACCATACCATCTCCCCCGTTTCCACCCCGTCCAGACAAAATCAGAATCTTCCGACCTTGAACATCAATCCGCTTATCTATTTCACGTGCAACTTCTCTTCCAGCATTCTGCATTAGTGTTCCAAGATCCGCTCCCAGATACTCACAATTGAGTTCAAGAACGCGCATTTCCTTGGTTGTCAAGGCTTCTTCCTGCATGGTTTCTCACCTTGCCGTAGATAGGAACATCAAGCATTCCTAATGAAGGCTTTCAAATGCTTCATTAGTCTTGAAAGAACAGAAAATCACCATACCCAATCTTTAGAGAAGAAACAAAAAGCGACCAGAGAGTGTGGGGGTGTACTTCTCCCGGGTCGCGTTTCTTGATTTCCAAATCAGATGTGTTTATTCATCAGAGGGGTCTTCTGTCCCGTTCTGGATGTATTCGTGGATGCCACGTGCTGCAGATTGACCCTCACCCATAGCACTGATCACAGTTGCAGCTCCTGTAACGATGTCTCCACCAGCGAAAACCCCTGGAACAGAAGTCATTCTTGTGTCTTCATCAATGATTATTGTACCCCACTTGGTCACTTCTAGGCCAGGTGTGGTATTAGCAATAATTGGGTTTGGCCGATTGCCTATTGCAATAATGACGGTATCGACATCGAAGATGAATTCAGACTTCTCAATCGGGATTGGTCGTTTTCTTCCAGATTCGTCTGGTTCACCAAGCTTCATCTTGATGCATTTCATACCGATAACTCTGCTCCTGTCATCACCAATAATTTCGACGGGATTTGTCAAGAGCTTGAATTGAACGCCCTCTTCTTCCGCATGTACTACTTCCTCAGCCCGAGCAGGCATCTGTTCTCTTGATCGCCGGTAGACAATGTAGACATCTGCTGCTCCCAGCCTCAATGAGGTTCGTGCAGCATCCATAGCGACGTTTCCACCTCCAACAACGGCAACACGATTTCCAACACGGACCGGGGTATCGTACTCAGGGAATTTGTAGCCCTTCATCATATTGACTCGTGTCAAGAATTCATTTGCTGAAAATACATCAACTAGGTTGATGCCAGGAATTTTTAGGAAATTAGGAGCACCAGCCCCGGTGCCAAGAAATACAGCATCATAACCATCTTCTTCCATGAGCTCCTTGACGGTTCTAATCTTACCCACAACGTAGTTGCAGCGTATGTCAACACCCATCTTTTCCAGTTGCTCAATCTCGTATTTCACAACATCCTTGGGCAACCTAAACTCAGGTATACCATACATTAGCACGCCCCCAGGCTTATGCAAGGCTTCGAGGACTTGGACATCATATCCGAGCTTGGCTAAATCTCCAGCACATGTCAGACTTGCAGGGCCAGAACCCACTACAGCTATCTTGCCATCCCATTCTTCTTTTATCTCTGGTACTTCCTCCCCCTGTTCACGAGCATAATCCGCAACGAACCGCTCCAGTCTACCAATAGCAATAGGTTCATTCTTGATACCATAAACGCAGCCAGATTCGCATTGTGACTCTTGCGGACACACCCGTCCACAAATGGCTGGGAGACTGTTTGTTGATTTGACTTTCTGAGCCGCCTCCATGAACTTCTCTTCCCGAACCAATGCTATGAACTCGTCTATAGGAACTTCCACAGGACAGTTCGAAACACATCGTGGGTTTTTGCATTGTAGACATTTGTTGGCTTCTTCAAGAGCCTGCTCTTTTGTATAACCAAGCGCAACTTCATCGAAATTTCGACGTCTCCTGCTTGGATTTTGTTCAGGCATCGGCACTTTCTCTGTAGGTTGCTTTGACTTTTTCTNNNNNNNNNNNNNNNNNNNNNNNNNNNNNNNNNNNNNNNNNNNNNNNNNNNNNNNNNNNNNNNNNNNNNNNNNNNNNNNNNNNNNNNNNNNNNNNNNNNNNNNNNNNNNNNNNNNNNNNNNNNNNNNNNNNNNNNNNNNNNNNNNNNNNNNNNNNNNNNNNNNNNNNNNNNNNNNNNNNNNNNNNNNNNNNNNNNNNNNNNNNNNNNNNNNNNNNNNNNNNNNNNNNNNNNNNNNNNNNNNNNNNNNNNNNNNNNNNNNNNNNNNNNNNNNNNNNNNNNNNNNNNNNNNNNNNNNNNNNNNNNNNNNNNNNNNNNNNNNNNNNNNNNNNNNNNNNNNNNNNNNNNNNNNNNNNNNNNNNNNNNNNNNNNNNNNNNNNNNNNNNNNNNNNNNNNNNNNNNNNNNNNNNNNNNNNNNNNNNNNNNNNNNNNNNNNNNNNNNNNNNNNNNNNNNNNNNNNNNNNNNNNNNNNNNNNNNNNNNNNNNNNNNNNNNNNNNNNNNNNNNNNNNNNNNNNNNNNNNNNNNNNNNNNNNNNNNNNNNNNNNNNNNNNNNNNNNNNNNNNNNNNNNNNNNNNNNNNNNNNNNNNNNNNNNNNNNNNNNNNNNNNNNNNNNNNNNNNNNNNNNNNNNNNNNNNNNNNNNNNNNNNNNNNNNNNNNNNNNNNNNNNNNNNNNNNNNNNNNNNNNNNNNNNNNNNNNNNNNNNNNGAGAACAGTCGGTTCCAGTAGTGGAGGCGAGGCTGCTCTGATTGCAGCAGGTGGATCCTACATGGGTATTGGTTCTGATAGTGGCGGCAGTATTCGTTGGCCGTCATCTTATTGT encodes the following:
- a CDS encoding asparagine synthetase B; the encoded protein is MTGIGGVLLDGDHSTALNKLKEITSVISHRGRIHSHIFTAEHLREIDSSSENSNESTLIGLSILEKGKCNSNLRVHDGTIMVLDSNLSEKISPEIREGCAEDFHQVTSGGESSLLRILFGTVAVYINESELWVFRSVDGTKPVFYVKEDGIVAFSTERKGLWNAGFVECNRIEPSYALRVDWAGNTCHSKLTQRYRNLNLHGCFKSEIVSQLETSLEKSFDRLRSLNCAVLFSGGIDSSLAAFMADRVVNDVVLITAKAEGSHDADAASSAAKILEMKHLEVELNEEIIWNVLPRIIYSIESTDKMDVEIAIPFFLSTLKAKEEGYEVIVSGQGPDELFAGYYRYLQMYDPENPKNLDKEMKSDISSTYRRNIERDEFAIANAGGQAFFPYLSTNFVELGLATPVNYKISLNKEPSRKVILRELAISMGLPGELASARKKATQYSSGTSDLLVESIRKNVSELSGLGKGKVSSRVQEVLESIGQKVGVPSNMPRDTT
- a CDS encoding hydroxymethylglutaryl-CoA synthase: MVGIVGYGVYIPRYRIKTEDIAEVWGEDGERMASRLGVYEKSLPGPDEDVVTISVEAARNALKQGQVDPTDIGAIYVGSESHPYAVKPTATIVAEAVGCSTNMTAADYEFACKAGTAAIQTCMGLVKSNMIKVGMAIGSDTAQGRPGDALEYSAAAGGAAYLIGEKDVLATIEDTTSFTTDTPDFWRREGEDYPSHGARFTGKPAYYRHVMEGANLLWEKTDTTVEDYDHFIFHMPNGKFPVSVARKLGVPMEKLEESLVVRQIGNTYSGSAMIGLARILDIAEPNDRIFMVSYGSGAGSDAFAIRVEDAITERRGEVPTVDDYITRKTYVNYAIYAKFRRKIKSLE
- a CDS encoding thiolase domain-containing protein, translating into MNKRVAIAGVGMSKFGELWDKNLRDITLQAGLGAIIDAGVAGADIDAVTIGNMSAGRFTGQEHLGALAVDMGGLGDIPGYSVEAACASGAAAIRHAYMAIKSGEHDVILVLGCEKMSDVNQTEAMKTISVASDWEWEGMLGATFPALYAFMARKHMLDYGTTDEQLSLVAVKNHKNAVDNPYAQFRRELPLEVVMNSGYLADPIRLLHSSPITDGAAGVIMCTEEKAKEITDTPVYVESSAQASDTLSLHDREDITTMSAVVGSTETALDRAGLSIEDIDVFELHDSFTISEIMLTEDVGIVDKGKGGEAVEQGLTEIDAEYPVNPSGGLKARGHPVGATGVAQIVELYHQIMGDAGKRQVADAEHGLAVNIGGTGATSIVHIMGR
- a CDS encoding Zn-ribbon domain-containing OB-fold protein; this translates as MAEHGVAKVWRKQQEIYRIQGNHCTTCDRHFFPPRLVCPECRRQGNLETYKFKGLGKIHTFSVVRQAPEDFKRQVPYIVAQVELDEGPRLTTQIVNCDIESVYVGMRVRACFRKITEYGPGGIIVYGYKFEPTMRVTGHE
- a CDS encoding metallophosphoesterase — encoded protein: MRILAVADVHCPRYLHKFEKSLELLEEPDLFLMAGDMIDRGRISQYDAVLNTIERHFGDNFPIVACFGNEEYLEVRDEISDIFGDRVLFLDDQSVVLDIEGLKFGIVGTQGSLDKPTRWQKRNLPRIKRVFNRRPIRAEYLLKKIAKQTDYRILLMHYAPCLETCEGADDRSFGAFGSKKFYSMIEDEKPNLVIHGHVHDAIQREAKIGQTLVRNVSLPAAEGVTSLKLSTGKRKKG
- a CDS encoding DUF359 domain-containing protein — protein: MSGTWALNLFDRLHLGHEILLERLSQESEPVAAVTTGELIEHELELAPIIQPTSYRVKKLNEFLESIELYEKVQVKEIHRYEDFLEISGKTTFMMYIGPCCTDMEERGIELRKTRLGIKDEIKYLKPVRADDGKKLSSARIRKGEIDHQGHRLRGTQEPPRKLNFETRKDLKTPKGTVYDAADCTPEEEVAARIQEESPACVIAVGDVTSATLLEQGYVPDASIVDGKTKRGPFDKSFSGEKNYYAYNPAGMLYPEAWSVIDTAIHDGRKSIVFIEGEEDLMGFPATVLAPDESVMLYGQPDVGIVWVPVNEENKALAKSFLESMPVISD
- a CDS encoding NAD(P)H-hydrate dehydratase — translated: MQEEALTTKEMRVLELNCEYLGADLGTLMQNAGREVAREIDKRIDVQGRKILILSGRGGNGGDGMVAAIHLHEAGASVEICLLGSEDRITNNDTEANWNIIKNLDGIKKQELKTESAVKSCYAIDDADIIIDGMLGFGLGGNVREPIKSAVERVNASEAAIFSIDIPTGIDSDTGKVWGTAVKADTTITMHAPKVGLLKAKEYTGEIVTVSIGIPPEADQICGPGDLSVMAGRRPPYSHKGDYGRILVIGGSDVFSGAPALCGLAALRTGADLVEIIAPDPVVPAIRSYSPSMIVHGLGTEVLSLESVDKVTKLAKKCDVTAIGPGLGVQKDTARAVCKILEAVTDMEKKIVVDADGLKSIAGELTSFNAQDSVLTPHWGELGVLLEKELDNSKDLDNRIRCALEAANQYNAVVLLKGHIDVVAEPDGGYKLNKTGTPAMTVGGTGDVLTGITAAFLARHETSFRSACASAFVSGVAGEKAFDDLGYHIIPTDCIDQIPEAIRLFNH
- the gltA gene encoding NADPH-dependent glutamate synthase; translated protein: MPEQNPSRRRRNFDEVALGYTKEQALEEANKCLQCKNPRCVSNCPVEVPIDEFIALVREEKFMEAAQKVKSTNSLPAICGRVCPQESQCESGCVYGIKNEPIAIGRLERFVADYAREQGEEVPEIKEEWDGKIAVVGSGPASLTCAGDLAKLGYDVQVLEALHKPGGVLMYGIPEFRLPKDVVKYEIEQLEKMGVDIRCNYVVGKIRTVKELMEEDGYDAVFLGTGAGAPNFLKIPGINLVDVFSANEFLTRVNMMKGYKFPEYDTPVRVGNRVAVVGGGNVAMDAARTSLRLGAADVYIVYRRSREQMPARAEEVVHAEEEGVQFKLLTNPVEIIGDDRSRVIGMKCIKMKLGEPDESGRKRPIPIEKSEFIFDVDTVIIAIGNRPNPIIANTTPGLEVTKWGTIIIDEDTRMTSVPGVFAGGDIVTGAATVISAMGEGQSAARGIHEYIQNGTEDPSDE